AGCGAACCAAATGCTTCGACAGTTTTTTGCTCCAAAAAATCACCCAGTGCCTCGAAAAGTCCCCACACCGAAGTACGAATGACAGGCCGTCCCGGACCGTACCGGGCAGGCAATCCGTGGTGCTCGAGGGCATCCAGAATCAGGGGGACAAGCGACTCGTCAGGCGCCCCCACCGTGATATCTTCGATGCCGTATCGCTCATCCAAACGTGAAAGAAACCGGACGACGGCATACGCCTGATCTGACGGCTGCTGGCAAAGCGCGATTCGATCATCGGGGATGGGCTGCGGCAACTCCTGCCAGCATTCCGGGATCAAACAGCCAAGCTCGTCAAAGCGATCGGCGAACTGCCGCGGAGCCACGGTCAGAACCTTGATTTGGTCGCGGACCTGAGCCAAAAGCTGGCGGACAATCGGCGGAAGGTCCACAAGCCCGACAAGGAGTGTCTCCCGGTCCAAGCTGCATGCATTACGGGAACGCGCTTCAAAACGGGCGGCCACCACATCGCAAAGGCCTTCCCGGTCGAGAGTTTCCAGATACAGCCGTTCCAAGAGGTCGAGCGTCTCCCATCTGCCACGGTCAGGGAATTCTGGATCACGTTGAAGCGCGATCTGGAGGACGTCATGAAATGAGAATCCTCCACTACTTACTTCGTACCTCAACTGAGCGAGGCATTGAGCCAGGGACAACCACCGCTGGCTCTCCGTGGAGGTTGTCCAGTGGGGGAAAAGCCGTCGCAGGGCCGATTCATCTCGATATGCCAGCTCCTGCAGTGCGATGCACCATGCCAGAAGGCAGGTGGGCTCGCTAGCCGGTGGCTTTTCCGGCGAATAAAGGCGTTCAGGAAGCTGCCCCACTGTCATGACATCCGGTGGAAGCAAAATCACGCTGTGAGTTTGGGCTTTTTCCGCCAATTGGGCTAAAAGGCGTCGAACGGCCCAACCGGTCGGCAATACGATAGCGAGTCGAGAAAGGTCCCAGAGCTTCCCACCGGCGTTAGGCGGGTTGTTCTGGCATATGTAATCCAAGACGAGTTGAACAACTGGCCGCGACCAACCCAAAAAGATATGCTGAAAATCGCGGGATTTGCCGGCTGCTCGAAGCTGGGGCGTCAAATCACCCTGTGGCACTTCCGTTTTGACCGACTTGGAATCTCGACGTGGTCCCTTACTCACCATGCGTATTTGCCCCACCTGAGGTATCTTGACCGAGATCCCTCTTCTCAGTGACTCCGTGATGATCGCGATTGAGGTAGGTATTTGCCCAGGAAGAAGTATGGGCCAATTCTGCATTGTACAAAACGGGTGGTCCGCTGAGCATCTCTTCGGATTCCCCGTACGCTTTCAATCGTTCGTAGACAATAGCCCACAGGCACTCCTTGTTGCGAAGCTCACACTCGCCATCCACGGAGCCTCCGCATGGTCCATTCCGGCTGCACTTGGAGCACCAGCGTTTGGGACAAATATAGGCACAGTCCGGCAAACTGCAGTCTCCGCAGTCCTGACAACCGTACATCACGTATTTGGAGAATTTTTCCAGACCATATAAAACACGAGCCGGAGCAGGCGGCCGCGGTTTACCGGCCCAGCGTTGGTAGAGCCTCTGCGCAAGATTCCACAGGCCCTTCCCTCTTGTAAAGGCCAGTCGATGTACCAAGCGGGAAAGGCGGTATCCTAGCGTGACGTACCGGGAACGCCTCGGTTTTCTCAACGATTCAAGGTATTGCCGATTGATTTTCTCAGGTCCACTCAACCCCGTCTCGGGCTCGTGCTCAAAGAAGAAAAACTCGTCGGGAAACGAGAATTGGATTTCTTTTAAAAATTGACGCCAATCATCGGGGGCGAAAGAGTCCAGATGTCGGAGGACCTCCTCTAAGGACTCCAGCTTGTGGATTCCTCCCAAGTAGCCTGCGGCGAAGCCCAGCCCTCGCAGCACGGCCAGTTGTTTGGCAGCCAGTTCGGCGAAAAATTTCTTTCCGCGATCGGGACCGGCGGCGTATTTTTGGCAGAGTTCCCACAGTTCATCTGTGACGACGCATCCGGGGAGTTGGCGGTCGTGGAAAAGTTTGGCAACGGTTTTGGTGAGAAGATACACGTTACCAATGGCCGGAATACCCGAAATACCTCTTGCTTGGAGGAAAAGTTTCACCTCGTGGTATTTCCGCATATCGTAGCCGAGCTGGGTGATCACCCACTCCGCCCCGGTGGCGATTTTACGCACAAGCTTGAAGTATTGTGGGACAAGTTCGCGTTCGTAACGTTTAAAGGGAGAAACGGCACAACCTATGTAAAATCGCGTGGGCGGAAGGGTCTCACGTTTTCCTGGGCGAGTTGTGACACTCAGCCCCTCGTTCATGGCCTTAAGCAGCGCGATCAAACCAACCGAGTCAAGATCAAACACCCCTTGAGGTTTGCCACCGAAACCCGCTGTGGGATAATCGCCCGTCAGGGCCAGCACGTTGTGGAGTCCTTCTGCCGCCAGCCGCCACGCGAGGCTTTCCAACCCGGCTCGGTTGGTGTCCTTGCACGTCATGTGAATGACGATCCGATCCCGCTCGTTGAACAGAAATTGGGCTATCCAATCTGCCGGTAACATGGGGTTACCGCCAGGATTATCGGTGATCGAGATCCATCCGATACGAGGATGCGAGAGAAGTTCCCGGGCTAAGATGATCGGGGGCGCATCACCGGGATTCGCCGGGAAGCCTCGCGTGGAAACAATCTCCACCCCGATCGGGAATCCACCGCTCTCCAGAAGGCGTCGAAAGCTCAACCCGGAGGGCTCAGCGGTCGCCCCACCTGTCATGGTTCGACTCCAAAGATAAATGGGATTTTGTCGATCGCTGCCCCAAAAGTTCCCGGTGTGTGTTCGCTTTTCCGGGAAGCCGGCGGCTGCTTTCCAGTCGTGCTGAACAAAAGCACAGTATTCCCCGCGGAAAGACCTCAAAACCAACCAGCTTGATATGATCGGGTGCTTGACCAGCGGGTATCAGCCAGTGGTAGCCGCTACGGATCCCAGTTCGGCAGCGAGCCGTCGCGCGACATCAACGGCCTCGGTGGCGTTCTCGCCGTAGCCGTCGGCGCCGATTTGCTGGGCAAACTGCGGGGTGATGGGGGCTCCGCCGACCATGACGCGGACCTTATCGCGAAGACCACTTTGCTGAAGAGCCTCGATCACGTTTTTCATATTGAGCATGGTGGTGGTGAGGAGCGCGGACATCGCCACGATTGTGCCCGGTCTTTCTTGGGCAGCCTGCACGAACTTTTCTGGGGGCACATCCACCCCCAAATCCACCACTTCAAATCCGGCACCTTCCAGCATGGAGGCGACCAGGTTTTTGCCAATGTCGTGGAGGTCGCCCTTGACTGTCCCAATCACCACTCGCCCGATGCGTTTAGCACCAGTTTCTGCCAGTTTCGGGGTGATGAGTTCCAGAGCCGCTTTCATTGCCCGAGCGGCAATCAGAAGTTCCGGAACAAAATACTCATTACAGGCAAACCGCTGCCCTACTTCGTTCATCGCCGGGATCATGTATTTGGAGATCAGCTCCGAGGGATCTACATTAGCCTCCAAAGCGGCCTTGGTTACCTCCACCGCAGTTCGATGATCTCCGGTCACGATCGCGTCATAGAGTTTAGAGTAATCGCTCATGGACCCCTCCGAGTCGCTGTGGGCCAAAAGTCGTCATGCGGTCAACAAAGTGAGTCCGACCAACCGGATCTGTCAGGACTCGCCTCCAACCCTGCCGGGCAGTGTTCCCCTCAACTCCCGGGCGCTTCCAATATTAACCGGTTTGCCAGTCGCCTGCCAAGGGTGGTTGGCTCACCCCCTGCGATCCGCCACCGTCTCGAAGCAGAGCGGTTGTGGCGTCACTTCGCAATCACGCATACCAGGCGCGTTCACGTTGTCCTACCTTGTTGAGAGCTTCGATGGCTAATCGCACGTCCATCTCAATTTGAAAATCGAACATTCCCACCACGATGAAATCGGCCCCGTTTCGAAAAGCGTAGGCGAAACCCTGCTGCGGATGGATGGCGCCAGCGGCAAGCACCTTGAAGGCCAACCAGGGTTTTTGCACCGTTTTCATGAAAGCGGCGGTTTCTTCTGGGTTATTGCACCACATGTTGTCGTTATTGGCGTCATGGTCGCTGGGGTTGCCCCGCATCCAGTCAAACTCCTGCCGTCTTTCCTTCGGCGTTGCCGACCAGTAACGATCCGAATGGAACGTTTTCATGTAAAAGTCGACGGGAAGTTTTGCCTGTTCGCACGCCTTGACCACTTCCAGGGAGTGGCAGCCGATCCCCGCTGGGCGGCCCGTTTCGTGGATCAGGTCCAGCATTTGAGCGAGAGCATCGAGACCGCCGCCATTCATGAAATGGGAATCCGTCGATCCGCCGTGCGAATAGATACAGGTGGCCCCACGCTCAACCTGCTGCTCGATCACCCTCTTCATTTCAGCCCGGTCTTGGATGACGGGCACACACACAATTGTCTGAATGGGAGGATTGCGGTGTCGATTGTACTTGGCGATGACATCCCAGCAAGCTGGGTCAAGTTGGATCGTGTTGATCCCACAGGCCATGGCAAGGTCCAAAGTTTCGAACACCTTGGGTTCGGTGTTGTACTCGCGGAAGAGGCGAGACACGTAGATGAGGTCTCGACTGTGCGCCCACCCACCGATGAGATTTCCACCGATAATCAGGCGACTGATTGTGACGTTCCCAATTTTTCCGGTTGGCAAAGGTCCCGGCAGAGGTTCCGAGGGTCGCCGTGTCGCCGGTGGAACGCTCTCCGTTTGCGAGGCGGGTTGTGCCTTTCCTTCTGCTACGGCGGCACGAAGGATTTCTTCCTCGATACTTGTGTACGCCAGCCCCAAACCCGCCGCGCCTGCTAATCCATGGGCAAGAAAACACCGCCGATCTGTCTTGCGGACGTCGTTCATGATCAAGCCTCCCGGTCAATTGGAACCCGTTCAGACAACAACATTTTTTGCTCATCTCAGCAGCCAGCCGCAGTGGGCGCAAAAACTCACTCACTGTGGCCGCGCCTCATCCGCTACTCATTGTGTTCTACCGAAGGGCCGTCGATCAATCAGCGCGTTGCCCGTTCCTCATCGCGGCTCCACCCATGACAGGGAGACCGCGGCAAAAATGATCTCCTGGTACGCTTTCTCCCATAAGATGCCGAGGGTCTTATCGGGGAGGACCGCCAGGTCGGAGTAGGCCCCGGGTCCTTCGCTTATCAGACGTGGATTTTGAAACGTTTGCAGTTCGTCATAGCTAATCCAAAGCGTGAGGTTATTTCGCCCAGGACCGCGTGGACCCGTCCAGGCAATGCGATTGCGATCATCCCCCCTTTTCACCGAGGTCCACCGTTCCACGGCACAGCACACGGGAGTAACCTCCTGGCCAGGCCGTGGCTCTGACCAGGTTTGGCCACCATCGCGACTGAAGCTAACCCAACGGTGGGGACCATTCTGCTGCCGCATATCCAGGGCAAGCCTGCCGTCAGCCAATTCCACGAGCTGGCACTCGTCCACCCCCATTTCACCGGGGACAAATCCGCCTCTCTGCCAGGTTGCCCCATGGTCGTCACTGAAGAGGACAAAATCCCGGAAAGGACGGTAACGCCACATTGGGATGACGAGCCTCCCCGATGACAGTTGAATCCCACCCCCCGGCCCTGGGACGCTCGTGCCCCATTCCTTGTCCGCCATATCCCTAGCCACCGGCGTCAAATCGACAGGATCGGACCAGTGTTCCCCGTGGTCGTCGCTGAATCGGACGAGATTGAGGACATCGCGTGAACCCGGGCGGGCACGGTGGGTATTGGCTCCCGGCGCGCAGCGAAGGTAAAAAAGCCAGATTCGCCCCGTGGTTTTGTCGACCACCGTGGCAGGATTGGCAGAGGACCACTGGGCGCCCGAATGTTCAATCACACGTATCGGCGACCAGGTGCGGCCCCCGTCGCGACTGGTTTTCAACAGTAAGTCAATCTCCTGGCCAGGCCAGCCGGGGTCAGCACTGCTGTTGCGACGGCCTTCGGCAAAAGCCAGGAGTGTACCGTTGGGAGCGACCTCCAGAGCGGGAATCCTGATCGTGTGGTAACCTCCTTCTCCGGACGTAAACACCGTCACATGCTGTAAGCCAGGTTCATTGGCCGGTGCACGACATGGCCCAAACAAGATCACGCCCCACAGGATCGGAATAATAACCGTGTGCACGCGTGTCTTCCGCACAGATGCGCAAAAAGGAATAATCCCTGTGAGCGTCAACCAGGTTTTCATCCGTGGGAACCTTTCGATTGTTAAGGTAATGGAAGTGAGTACATCAATTCTCACTCTTCAATTGCTTTTTTGAAGCGGAGACTCTTTCGGCCATTCATCGGCTCCGATGTCTGGCCGGCTGTCACGCGGTTGCCGGTCGAAATCCTCGGTCACCTGAGGTAACGGGGTGCCCCCGTCGCAGACTGCTAATTGAGGGGTTTTGAGGTGCAAGTCGCCACGCTTGGGATCCGCAAATAAGTCTGGACTGGGTGGCAGTACCAGATTCTGCAATAAGCGTATTTCGCTGGTGGATTCGTTCCGAATAGGACTTCCCACGAGAAGATTGCTGGCCACTACGGTGCCTGAATTATCATGAACCAACCTGATGAGCCTTCCAAGGCGATTTTCGGGATCAAAAATCGTATTATTGGCAATAAGGCAGTCACGGGTATAGTCGGCGACAATATCTGATTCCGGACATTGAACGACAAAATTATTCCTCACAACAATATTGGTCGCGTGTACCGGAACGTCTGGCGGCTTGTATGAGTTACCGATCGCAATACCCACGTCACAGTTGATGATCACGTTGCGTTCCACGATGCAGTCCCGACTGTCGTGCCACAGGAATATGGCCCCGCGACCCTCTCGTGTACGGCCCTGAATGTTGTAAAAAACATTGTCCGATATAGTCCACCTCATGGCGAACATGACGTCAATACCGCCAATATAGTTACCCTGAAAATTCTCGGGCGTATCTGCGGGATCATCTGCGTAACTTTTGGGGCGATCATTATAGAAGAGACAATACATGACTCGGAAGCCTTCCGGACGAGCGACTGTGGCTGGAACCCGGACACCCTTGACCCCGCGTTGCCATATATTGTGCAGAATGCAGTTGTAAATGGTGACGCGATGCACTCCCGAGTCTGTATCCAGCTTGATGCCGTTCCATCGAACGTTTTCAATCGTAAGATCCGCGACAACGACGTCCGAACAACCATGGATGGCGAGAAGTTCGCCGAGTTGGTGCGGCCCGCCGTCGAGGATGACTTCTTCCCGTCGACCGGTGGCACCGCGAAGCGTCAGCCTGTCGGTGCGAATTTCCAGCCGACGAGGGAGCATGTAGCGACCGGGACTCAGAAGAATCGTTGTTCCTTCTTTTGCGGTCTCCACAGCCCGAAAGAGTTCCTCCACGGACTGGACGCCAACGACCGGCTCCGCTGGTGGCGGTAATGGCGGGGCCACGCGGATAACTGCCGCGGCGATGGGCAACTCAGGCTGCTGTGCGGGAAGCCGTGATAGAGATGGAGGCACGAGGTACGCCACGAGACTCAGGTGCAGTGCAATCGTCCACATAACCCGGGCCGATGATCGCCTGGGACGTCGGTACCACCCCATGATTCTGTTTCCTTGTTACCTCGGGAACCACCAAATTGCGAATCGAAAGTCGCTGCCTATTATGGCCGGGTTGCGAGACAGATGGCAACTGGTTTTGCAAAATATTTGTTTCCCGAATCGCACGCACGGCGGAACGGAATCTAACTCATCCCCCATTTTTCTCTACCGGTGAAAAAGGATGCCGACCTCGTCAACAGCTTGCGTGGGAGCGAGATTCAGCTTGGAAGGAGCTGGTTGCCAGGTCCCTATTCCAACGGCGGATAGTCGCTTTGACCCACCGAGCTCTATCTACTTGAACCTATAGGGGAATTCATGAATTGCCCATGAGGGAATGCGATTCGTCGATACGAGGCATTTGAGCGACGCGACTCGGGAACTGCCCCGACAGCCCGTTGGGCCTTTGGCTTGTGGCAGATCGCTAAAAGTGCGGGGATGGGTCTGGTTTTCACCGGGTTGCCGTCGAGATGAGAAGCACATTATCCTAGACAGGCGAAACAGGCGGTGCTTGGCTGGTCACTGGTCGCAACAACCAGCTCGGGGAGGGTGTGTACCATGCCGCGATCGATGATCTTTATTCTCGCCGGACTTGTTGCGGTTAGCACTTGGGCTTATGCCGGGGAAGAACGACAGGTCCGCCCCAATGTCATTGTGGTGTTTATTGACGATATGGGCTGGGGCGATTTCTCCTGTTTTGGGAACACGGAAGCGAAAACACCCAATGTGGACGCCTTGGCGGCCGAGGGGATTCGATTCTATCAGTTCTACGTCAATTCGCCGATTTGTTCGCCCTCGCGCTGCGCGATCACCACTGGCCAGTTTCCCACACGATGGCGGATCACGTCGTACCTGAACAATCGGGCGGACAATGCTCGTCGCGGGATGGCCGATTGGCTGGACCCATCCGCACCAACGCTGGCGCGGATTCTCAAGGAAAATGGCTATGCCACTGGGCATTTTGGAAAATGGCATCTCGGCGGGCAGCGGGATGTCGATGATGCCCCACCAATTACTGCTTACGGTTTCGACGAATCACTGACAAATTTCGAAGGGATGGGCCCCAAGCTGCTCCCCCTCACACTTCGCCCGGGTGATAAGGAGTATGGCAGAATTTGGGCAGACGCCGAGATTCTGGGAGGGCCCGTCGTGTGGATGCCCCGTTCTCAAATCACCAGCGGATATGTGAATGCCGCCATGGCGTTCATGCGCAGGGCGATTCGGGCAAACAAGCCGTTTTATGTCAATATCTGGCCCGACGATGTCCATGCGCCATTCTGGCCGCCGGTGGACAAGTGGGGGGACGGGACCCGGCCTCAACTCTACAGGGCGGTCTTGGAAGAGATGGACCGACAACTGGGGCCCCTGTTCGAATTCGTCAGGAATAATGCCAACCTAAGAAATAATACCCTGATACTCGTCTGCTCAGATAACGGTCCGGACGTCAATGCGGGAAAGAGTGGTCCTTTCCGCGGTGGGAAAGCCACGCTGTACGAGGGTGGCATACGGTCACCTTTAATCGTTTGGGGCCCCGGACTGGTGGTAAAAGAAGCGATCGGTACCTGGAACAGAACTTCTGTTTTCTCCGCCATGGATTTAGTTCCATCTTTATTGTCTATCGCAGGAATCCCAGTGCCAAAGGAAATCTCTTTCGATGGCGAGGATATCTCCCCTGCCCTGCTGGGTAAGCAGACTGTTTCCCGCAGCTCACCCCTATTCTGGCGGAGGCCACCGGATCGAAAGTTTTTTGCCGGCACCGGCCCGTATCCGGATCTGGCGGTCCGCGAAGGACGTTGGAAACTCCTTTGCGAATACGATGGTTCCCGCCCGGAACTCTACGACGTGGAGACCGATCCCGGAGAAAAGACGAATCTGGCCGATGCACAGCCCGCGGTGGTTGCGTCGCTGCGAGAAAAGCTGCTCAAATGGCACGCAAGCATGCCACAGGACAACGGGCCACAACTGGGTGAGGAAGATGGCCGCCGGAGCCGAAGTCAGTGAAGGGAAGGGAGTGCCGGTAAAAGACAGTGCCCCAGGCGGTGATGCTGCAGGAGAACCATCGCTGCGGAAAAAACTTCGGTCGCGAAGCATAGCAGGTGTGAGATGCATGGTCACCAGCCGTGATCCACGACTTACTGGTTCGCTTGCTCTTTTGTGACGTCACTCCATAGAATCTTTTGAGTGCGGCGAGAATAGGCGACACAAAACGTCTGCGGCCAGTGGGGTGTCAAGTTTCACCCGCGTCAGGTGAGCAGGATACCGTGGATATGCTCAGGAAGGTACTTGTCCCTTTTTGGTGCTGCACGCTCTTTTGGTTAGGCTGTTCAGACAACAGGGATCAGCTTCCCATTGCGGACAAATACTCGGCACCGGCTGCGAAAAGTACACACGAGAGGTCCAACGATGAGGGGAGAAATGGGGCGGCCGGGTCTGGTCGTTCCCGGTTGATGTTTTCCAAAACGCTGCGGGAAATCCTCGTAGGAAGGTTAGCTTCAACCGATTCCGATGCTCTGCCACTTGACACGGCCTGGACAGCAGTCGCCGCGCAACTTCACGAAAGCGTACCTGGGGCCGACGGTGCCCAGCTAACCATCGACTATCCTCTCGATGGTTCAATCTTCCCGCCCGAAATTGTGCCGCCAACGATCCTTTGGCATGACGAGACGCCCGGGGTAGACTCCTGGTTGGTAGCGTTTGTCCTGGCCGACGGCAGGTCCTGGCTGGGCGCTTTAGTGCCCGGTGACTCACCTCCAGAAGGTGAAATCGACCCCCGGTGTGTTACCGAGACGAATGAGATTTACCGGGGAACACCCTATCAGCAAACGGCAAAGGCCTGGACGGTTCACAAGCAGGTGTGGGAAATAGTCAAACGACGCTCCGTAGAAGTTCCGTATCAACTGCAGATTGTGGGGTTTTCCAGTGCAAATCCCACACGGGTTCTTTCCTTCGGGAGCATAACGTGTGTGACATCCAAAGACCCGGTAGGTGCTCCGATCTTTTACCGGGATGTCCCCCTTGCCCCGTCGCAGACGGAACGCGGCGTCATCAAGCCCCTCAGCGAAGCCTTTCTCCCGCTAATCGCGTGGAGGTTGCGTGATATTTCACAACCGGAAAGCCGGTTGGTTTTGACGGGACTGCTAACCTGCGCGAATTGCCATTCTTTCTCCACAGATGGAAAAACGCTGGGTATGGACGTGGATGGGCCTGCCGGGGATAAAGGCGCCTACGCCATCGTTCCGATAAAGAAGGAGACGGTCATCGAGCAAAAAGACATCATCAGTTGGAACTCATTTGAAGGTAAACCGCCGGGCCAGAAAACCATTGGATTCCTTTCGCAGGTCTCGCCAGATGGACGCTATGTCATCACGACTTTGAATGAGTCGGTTTACGTTCAGAATTTTGCCGACTATCGTTTCCTTCAGGTTTTTTATCCTACTCGGGGAATACTCGGGTATTACGACCGGGAGACGAAGCAGATCAAACCGCTGCCCGGAGCCGATGATCCTCGATATGTGCACTGTGATCCGGTGTGGACTCCCGATGGGCAGACAATCATTTTTGCCCGCGCGGAGGCTCGAGATCCTTATCCGCCGGGTTACCGCCCTGCTGCTCGGGCAAATGATCCTAACGAACCTCAGATTCAGTACAGTCTGTATCGCATTCCGTTTCGAAACGGCCAGGGCGGAGTGCCTGAGCCGATTCCTGGGGCGTCTCACAACGGAATGAGCAATACCTTCCCCAAGGTATCGCCCGATGGCAGGTGGATTGTTTTTGTGAAATGTCGGAACGGTCAACTTCTGCGCCCCGACAGTGAACTGTGGATTGTTCCCACCAGTGGTGGTGAGGCCCGGCGAATGCGGTGTAATACCAGTCTGATGAACTCCTGGCACAGCTTCTCACCAAATGGCCGCTGGCTGGTTTTTTCTTCGAAGGTCAACACCCCGTACACACAGATGTTTCTCACGCACATTGACGAGAACGGTAACGACAGCCCACCGATTTTGATTCCCAATTCGACGGCCGCTAACCGTGCGGTCAATCTCCCGGAATTTGTGAACCGCCCGTATGAAGAATTTGTCGCCATTCGTGTTCCTGCCACTGAGTATCTCGAGATCGGCATGCAGGGGATCAAACTGTATGAACAGGGCCGACTGGACGAGGCTTTGCAGCGGTTCGAGTTGGCCCTCCAAAAACAGCCGGACTACCTCGAAGCTTACGTGAGCATCGCAGTCATTCTGATGGATCAGGGACGGTGGGAAGAAGCCATTCCAAAGCTGGAAAAGGCGTTGGATCTTGATCCCAATTGCTGGTTTGCCCACGCTAATCTGGGCATTATTAGAGAAAGACAGGGGCGTAAAGCGGAAGCTCTGTCGCACTTCCGCAAGGCTGTGGAATTAATGCCGACCAACCTCAACGCGAGGTTGAATCTCGGCCGCGCACTCGCCGAGGCAGGATCGCTCCAGGAGGCAATCACACAATTTGAAGCGGCGACCAAATTGGCTCCTAATTATGGACCGGCCCATTTGAATCTCGGGAATGCCTATCTTGAGCTCGGAAAGTACGAGGAAGCGGCAACCGCCTACATGCGTGCATTGGAACTGGAGCCTTCACTGATTGATGCACGGCTGGGACTGGCCGAGGCCTTGGCCCGGTCGGGGAAATATCCGGAAGCCCGAGCTGAGTTTGAACGTGCCCTATCGGAAGCCAAAGGCGATCCGTACTGTCAATCGCTGGTCGCCCTCTTTCTGGCGACATGTCCCGACGACGCCATTCGCGATGGGCCGCGCGCCAAAGTGCTTGCAGAAGCCGCCAGTGAGGCCACCAATCATGCCGATCCAGTCTGTCTGCGGAGTCTGGCGGCGGCCTGGGCAGAACTAGGTGATTGGGAAAATGCTCTCAAAACGATAGACCAGGCCATTCAGCACTGCACAAGAAGTGACGCACAACTTGCCAACGAGTTGCAGAAATACCGGGAGGATTTTCTCCAGAAAAAGCCAGTTCGTCGGCCGGCCGCGGCCAAAATCCCCAGCGGGTGATTCTCCCAGCTTGCTGGGTCAGGCCCGGAAGGCTGAGCGCCCTCAGCCTGTAATGAGGCCATAAAACGGCTTTCTGTCCTTCCTACGGGCTCAAACTTTGACGCATCGGCCGTGCGCGGAGGAGATAGCGGCGAATCCACGCCGAGAGCGATGCAGCCCACCCGAGATTCTCGCTGCTACAGGCGGCCTGGCCGCAGTGGCATTTCTTCAATCGGTAAGTTCGAACTTGAGTTCGACCGGCCCCGGTTCCTTGATTTCTGCTTTCAAACCGGAGGTAGCCGCCACCTTGTATTTCGGCGGAAGCAGGTCCTTGGAAACACGTTTGTCCGGCTCGACCCCACCGGTGTTCTGCGGATTCTCCGGTGGTGGTTCGCCTTCCAGAATGGTTTTTGAAATGGCCACATTGTAAGTTCCGGGAATAGCTCCATCACCGGGATCGAAGGTCGTCAGCGTGAACTTCCCTGAAGCGTCCGTTTTGCCCACTGCTCCGCGGCCGTTAGGATCTGTGGACACCAACATGACGAGAGCCCCCTCGACCGGTTGCCCGTTGTAGAGGACCACCCCATTCACCTTGACCGTCTTCGGCCGGTTTGCCGACGTCTTACCACATCCAAACACCAAAAGAGCCCCGATCACAGAAAGCAACAGACAAGACCTTGGAAAACGCATGGCTCACACCTCCTCACGGAACCTGACTGCGAAACGAGTGTTTATCACACCGGGGATTATACTTCGCTTACGCGCGAGAACGCAACGTGCCAGTAGTGAGTGGTATCATTCAACCATACTGTGGGGTAAAAGCCGGGAGGACAAAAAGATGTGTTCACTTACCAATTTGTTGCGGAGGTGTGGCCTGGATGCTAGAATTACGGTCGCTCCACAGGGGGTTTGCGAAAAACTCGTACCGTGCTCTTCGCGTCCGTTTCGGTTCTTTCTGTGACACGCTAGTGCTCCGTCACAGGATAATTTTGGGATAAACAGACTTCAGTTTGCAGCGGGCATCTTCCGCGGTCATTTGCCAGTCGACACCCCGCTGCCGAGCGTTTAGGTCTCCC
This is a stretch of genomic DNA from Thermogutta terrifontis. It encodes these proteins:
- a CDS encoding right-handed parallel beta-helix repeat-containing protein is translated as MGWYRRPRRSSARVMWTIALHLSLVAYLVPPSLSRLPAQQPELPIAAAVIRVAPPLPPPAEPVVGVQSVEELFRAVETAKEGTTILLSPGRYMLPRRLEIRTDRLTLRGATGRREEVILDGGPHQLGELLAIHGCSDVVVADLTIENVRWNGIKLDTDSGVHRVTIYNCILHNIWQRGVKGVRVPATVARPEGFRVMYCLFYNDRPKSYADDPADTPENFQGNYIGGIDVMFAMRWTISDNVFYNIQGRTREGRGAIFLWHDSRDCIVERNVIINCDVGIAIGNSYKPPDVPVHATNIVVRNNFVVQCPESDIVADYTRDCLIANNTIFDPENRLGRLIRLVHDNSGTVVASNLLVGSPIRNESTSEIRLLQNLVLPPSPDLFADPKRGDLHLKTPQLAVCDGGTPLPQVTEDFDRQPRDSRPDIGADEWPKESPLQKSN
- a CDS encoding corrinoid protein, which translates into the protein MSDYSKLYDAIVTGDHRTAVEVTKAALEANVDPSELISKYMIPAMNEVGQRFACNEYFVPELLIAARAMKAALELITPKLAETGAKRIGRVVIGTVKGDLHDIGKNLVASMLEGAGFEVVDLGVDVPPEKFVQAAQERPGTIVAMSALLTTTMLNMKNVIEALQQSGLRDKVRVMVGGAPITPQFAQQIGADGYGENATEAVDVARRLAAELGSVAATTG
- a CDS encoding methylenetetrahydrofolate reductase C-terminal domain-containing protein; amino-acid sequence: MTGGATAEPSGLSFRRLLESGGFPIGVEIVSTRGFPANPGDAPPIILARELLSHPRIGWISITDNPGGNPMLPADWIAQFLFNERDRIVIHMTCKDTNRAGLESLAWRLAAEGLHNVLALTGDYPTAGFGGKPQGVFDLDSVGLIALLKAMNEGLSVTTRPGKRETLPPTRFYIGCAVSPFKRYERELVPQYFKLVRKIATGAEWVITQLGYDMRKYHEVKLFLQARGISGIPAIGNVYLLTKTVAKLFHDRQLPGCVVTDELWELCQKYAAGPDRGKKFFAELAAKQLAVLRGLGFAAGYLGGIHKLESLEEVLRHLDSFAPDDWRQFLKEIQFSFPDEFFFFEHEPETGLSGPEKINRQYLESLRKPRRSRYVTLGYRLSRLVHRLAFTRGKGLWNLAQRLYQRWAGKPRPPAPARVLYGLEKFSKYVMYGCQDCGDCSLPDCAYICPKRWCSKCSRNGPCGGSVDGECELRNKECLWAIVYERLKAYGESEEMLSGPPVLYNAELAHTSSWANTYLNRDHHGVTEKRDLGQDTSGGANTHGE
- a CDS encoding sialidase family protein is translated as MKTWLTLTGIIPFCASVRKTRVHTVIIPILWGVILFGPCRAPANEPGLQHVTVFTSGEGGYHTIRIPALEVAPNGTLLAFAEGRRNSSADPGWPGQEIDLLLKTSRDGGRTWSPIRVIEHSGAQWSSANPATVVDKTTGRIWLFYLRCAPGANTHRARPGSRDVLNLVRFSDDHGEHWSDPVDLTPVARDMADKEWGTSVPGPGGGIQLSSGRLVIPMWRYRPFRDFVLFSDDHGATWQRGGFVPGEMGVDECQLVELADGRLALDMRQQNGPHRWVSFSRDGGQTWSEPRPGQEVTPVCCAVERWTSVKRGDDRNRIAWTGPRGPGRNNLTLWISYDELQTFQNPRLISEGPGAYSDLAVLPDKTLGILWEKAYQEIIFAAVSLSWVEPR
- a CDS encoding sulfatase-like hydrolase/transferase — encoded protein: MPRSMIFILAGLVAVSTWAYAGEERQVRPNVIVVFIDDMGWGDFSCFGNTEAKTPNVDALAAEGIRFYQFYVNSPICSPSRCAITTGQFPTRWRITSYLNNRADNARRGMADWLDPSAPTLARILKENGYATGHFGKWHLGGQRDVDDAPPITAYGFDESLTNFEGMGPKLLPLTLRPGDKEYGRIWADAEILGGPVVWMPRSQITSGYVNAAMAFMRRAIRANKPFYVNIWPDDVHAPFWPPVDKWGDGTRPQLYRAVLEEMDRQLGPLFEFVRNNANLRNNTLILVCSDNGPDVNAGKSGPFRGGKATLYEGGIRSPLIVWGPGLVVKEAIGTWNRTSVFSAMDLVPSLLSIAGIPVPKEISFDGEDISPALLGKQTVSRSSPLFWRRPPDRKFFAGTGPYPDLAVREGRWKLLCEYDGSRPELYDVETDPGEKTNLADAQPAVVASLREKLLKWHASMPQDNGPQLGEEDGRRSRSQ